In one Pseudomonas sp. SCA2728.1_7 genomic region, the following are encoded:
- a CDS encoding exonuclease SbcCD subunit D C-terminal domain-containing protein — protein sequence MRLFHTSDWHLGQNLHGQERDFEHACFLEWLLRQLQLAHPDVLLIAGDIFDTVNPPVKAQERLYDFIVSAHEQQPLLTIVMIAGNHDSGSRIELPAPLMRRLRTHALGRVLWLDDGQLDAERLLLPLPDKTGEVAAWCLALPFLRPAEVTGAHLGDNYLRGIGQVHEWLIEAANAKRKPGQALIAISHAHMAGGSVSEDSERSLIIGNAEALPASLFGPSISYVALGHLHKPQKVNGEERIRYSGSPIPLSFSEIGYQHQILDVTLDGETLVSVEPKLIPRSVNLQRIGPAPLAEILLQLADLPNIDLLAETQRQPWLEVRVTLDEPQPDLRHQVESALQGKAVRLVRIAAEYAGNRGADGSEDGSALIELDQLTPQELFSRAWLDNYGSEVDEQTLKDFAELLQDVQLEGEQP from the coding sequence TTGCGTCTGTTCCACACCTCCGACTGGCACCTTGGGCAAAACCTGCACGGCCAGGAGCGCGATTTCGAGCATGCGTGCTTCCTCGAATGGCTGCTGCGCCAACTGCAACTGGCGCACCCGGATGTGCTGTTGATCGCCGGGGACATCTTTGACACGGTCAATCCGCCGGTCAAAGCCCAGGAACGCCTTTACGATTTCATCGTCAGCGCCCACGAGCAGCAGCCGTTGCTGACTATCGTGATGATTGCCGGCAACCACGATTCCGGCTCGCGGATCGAACTGCCCGCGCCGCTGATGCGCCGTTTGCGCACCCATGCGCTGGGCCGGGTGTTGTGGCTGGATGACGGACAACTGGATGCCGAACGCCTGCTGCTGCCTTTGCCGGATAAAACCGGCGAAGTCGCCGCGTGGTGCCTGGCGCTGCCGTTTCTGCGTCCGGCGGAAGTCACCGGCGCGCATCTGGGCGACAACTATTTGCGTGGCATCGGTCAGGTGCATGAATGGCTGATCGAAGCGGCCAATGCCAAGCGCAAGCCCGGTCAGGCATTGATCGCCATCAGCCACGCGCACATGGCTGGCGGCTCGGTTTCAGAGGATTCCGAGCGCAGCCTGATCATCGGCAACGCCGAAGCCCTGCCCGCCAGTCTGTTCGGGCCGAGCATCAGTTACGTCGCCCTCGGCCATTTGCACAAGCCGCAGAAGGTCAACGGTGAAGAACGCATTCGCTACAGCGGCTCGCCGATCCCGTTGTCGTTCTCGGAAATCGGTTATCAGCACCAGATTCTCGACGTCACCCTCGACGGTGAAACCCTGGTCAGCGTTGAGCCGAAACTGATCCCGCGCTCGGTCAACCTGCAACGCATCGGCCCGGCACCGCTGGCCGAGATCCTGCTGCAACTGGCCGATCTGCCGAACATCGACCTGCTCGCGGAAACCCAGCGGCAACCGTGGCTGGAAGTGCGCGTAACCCTCGACGAACCGCAGCCGGATCTGCGCCATCAAGTCGAAAGCGCTCTGCAAGGCAAAGCTGTGCGCCTGGTGCGTATCGCCGCTGAATACGCCGGCAACCGTGGCGCTGACGGATCGGAGGACGGCAGCGCGCTGATCGAACTCGACCAACTCACTCCGCAGGAATTGTTCAGCCGCGCCTGGCTCGACAACTATGGCAGCGAGGTCGACGAGCAGACGCTGAAGGACTTCGCCGAATTGCTGCAAGACGTGCAACTGGAGGGCGAGCAGCCATGA